A genome region from Planctomycetia bacterium includes the following:
- a CDS encoding NAD(P)-dependent oxidoreductase: MRIFLTGATGFIGSHTLRCLTASSDHEVAILVRPDSDVSRIRDLLSQVRVVTSDLDRPSNLGPKLERFRPDAVVHLAWDGVLNSARNQAEQQTNISRALDLVRLTHGAGAKHWIGLGSQAEYGPCADRIDETTPTHPTTLYGAAKLTTCRQTQALCATLGMRYAWLRLFSAYGPHDDPSWLIPYIALKLLRGERPTTTAGEQRWDYVYVEDVAAAIVAILAAPAAQGIFNVGSGTTATIREIIEQVRDAIDPNAEIGFGEVPYRPDQVMRLEANITRLRAATGWQPRVSLVEGLSRTVAWCRSLQNRSMTDPSLHRAARAA; encoded by the coding sequence ATGCGGATTTTTCTTACCGGTGCGACGGGCTTCATCGGCTCGCATACGCTGCGCTGCCTCACGGCATCGAGCGATCATGAGGTCGCGATTCTCGTTCGACCGGATTCCGACGTGAGCCGCATTCGCGATTTGCTCTCGCAAGTTCGCGTCGTTACGAGCGATCTCGATCGGCCCTCGAACCTGGGCCCGAAGCTGGAACGGTTTCGTCCGGATGCCGTCGTGCATCTCGCTTGGGACGGGGTGTTGAACTCGGCCCGTAATCAAGCCGAGCAGCAGACCAACATTTCTCGCGCGCTGGACCTAGTGAGACTCACACACGGAGCCGGAGCGAAGCACTGGATCGGCCTCGGCTCGCAAGCGGAATATGGACCGTGCGCCGACCGGATCGACGAAACGACGCCGACTCACCCGACCACACTCTATGGCGCCGCCAAACTGACGACCTGCCGACAGACGCAAGCGCTGTGCGCAACGCTCGGCATGCGCTACGCTTGGCTTCGACTGTTCTCAGCTTACGGACCGCACGACGATCCCTCGTGGCTGATACCGTACATCGCGTTGAAACTGCTGCGCGGCGAACGCCCGACGACGACGGCCGGCGAACAACGCTGGGACTACGTCTACGTCGAGGATGTCGCAGCGGCGATCGTCGCGATATTAGCCGCTCCCGCTGCACAAGGCATTTTCAACGTCGGTTCGGGCACTACGGCCACGATTCGCGAAATCATCGAGCAAGTGCGCGACGCCATCGATCCCAACGCGGAGATCGGCTTCGGCGAAGTGCCGTACCGACCCGATCAAGTCATGCGATTGGAAGCGAACATCACGCGATTGCGAGCGGCGACGGGCTGGCAACCACGCGTTTCGCTCGTCGAGGGATTAAGTCGGACCGTGGCTTGGTGCCGCAGCTTGCAGAACCGATCGATGACCGATCCTTCGCTCCATCGGGCCGCAAGAGCCGCTTAA
- the rfbG gene encoding CDP-glucose 4,6-dehydratase has protein sequence MTSEFSAALAGKSVFVTGHTGFKGSWLSLWLARLGANVTGYALAPPRGDSTTGESAPNNFTVSRVVETLASHYEADIRDRETLHGALRAAKPDVVFHLAAQPLVRTSYAAPRETMDVNVMGTVNLLESLRTLARPCAVVVVTTDKCYENREQTWGYRESDPLGGFDPYSASKGAAELVVGSYRQSFFPPQQLAQHGISLASARAGNVIGGGDWAPDRVLTELVRCTVVGEPARLRNPQAIRPWQHVLEPLSGYLTLATIMMNKPSARWCEPWNFGPLPGDEWPVGKLADAFFAAWGCGKWHDAGEPNQPHETSVLRLCIDKAVCRLGWKPRWQIREAVERTARWYRRFYSEAGATDELCADEIADYEQATTTDTLTKQSGVSRAVGMHAA, from the coding sequence ATGACTTCGGAGTTCAGCGCCGCACTCGCCGGAAAATCGGTCTTCGTTACCGGCCATACGGGCTTCAAGGGCTCATGGCTTTCGTTGTGGCTGGCCCGCCTCGGCGCGAACGTCACGGGCTACGCGCTCGCGCCTCCTCGTGGCGATTCGACTACGGGAGAATCGGCTCCGAACAACTTTACGGTGAGTCGTGTCGTCGAAACGCTCGCCTCGCACTACGAAGCCGACATCCGTGATCGGGAGACGCTTCACGGTGCGCTGCGAGCCGCGAAGCCCGACGTCGTGTTCCATCTCGCGGCGCAACCGCTGGTTCGCACCAGCTATGCGGCGCCGCGCGAAACGATGGACGTGAACGTGATGGGAACGGTCAACTTGCTGGAAAGTCTGCGCACGCTCGCGCGCCCCTGCGCCGTGGTCGTCGTCACGACCGACAAATGCTACGAGAATCGCGAACAGACGTGGGGCTATCGAGAATCCGATCCGCTCGGCGGCTTCGATCCGTATAGCGCCAGCAAGGGAGCTGCCGAGCTCGTCGTCGGCTCCTATCGACAGTCGTTCTTTCCTCCTCAGCAACTCGCGCAACATGGCATCTCTCTCGCCAGCGCTCGGGCCGGCAATGTCATCGGCGGGGGCGATTGGGCACCCGACCGCGTGCTTACGGAATTGGTCCGCTGCACGGTTGTAGGGGAACCGGCACGCTTGCGCAATCCGCAGGCGATTCGCCCTTGGCAGCATGTGCTCGAGCCGTTGAGCGGGTACCTCACGCTGGCGACGATAATGATGAACAAGCCGAGTGCCCGATGGTGCGAACCGTGGAACTTCGGGCCGCTGCCGGGAGATGAATGGCCGGTCGGAAAGCTCGCCGATGCCTTCTTCGCGGCGTGGGGCTGCGGAAAATGGCACGATGCCGGAGAGCCGAATCAACCGCATGAGACTTCGGTGCTGCGATTGTGCATCGATAAGGCGGTATGCCGGCTCGGTTGGAAGCCGCGGTGGCAAATTCGCGAAGCGGTCGAACGCACGGCTCGTTGGTACCGACGCTTCTACTCCGAAGCCGGCGCGACCGACGAGCTTTGTGCCGATGAAATCGCCGACTACGAACAAGCCACGACGACGGATACGCTCACGAAACAATCCGGCGTATCGCGTGCCGTCGGCATGCATGCCGCTTAG
- a CDS encoding VanZ family protein — protein sequence MINHITSAFTPRRLLHLLSAASLCYWLVLTVAMHVPLKKVSPRLQETIPSDKTIHFVLYAGLALLAIATIEQRAWVDPARRPVTRLARYGAAFLFCTVNGLLDEVTQPLTNRACDLNDFIADCIGAALALVGFYLLSRIVAFFWDRRTRVA from the coding sequence TTGATCAACCACATAACCTCGGCATTCACGCCTCGTCGCTTGCTGCATCTGCTATCAGCCGCTTCGCTGTGCTATTGGCTGGTGCTGACGGTCGCAATGCACGTCCCGCTGAAGAAAGTGTCGCCGAGGCTGCAAGAGACTATTCCGTCGGATAAGACGATTCATTTCGTCCTCTATGCAGGTCTCGCTCTGCTCGCGATCGCGACGATCGAGCAACGAGCGTGGGTCGACCCTGCGCGACGACCGGTCACCAGACTGGCCCGTTACGGCGCAGCGTTCTTATTCTGCACCGTCAACGGACTCCTCGATGAGGTGACGCAGCCTCTGACGAATCGTGCTTGCGATCTCAACGACTTCATTGCGGATTGCATCGGAGCGGCGCTGGCGCTCGTCGGCTTCTATCTCTTGAGCCGAATCGTCGCATTCTTTTGGGATCGCCGAACGCGCGTCGCATGA
- a CDS encoding DUF1570 domain-containing protein: MDRRRISIFVLGPLPIIATSFAISHWLKREASGPITGNHVLHAQDTNIRRPTAAASGTAGNGTTAGGEVRNLEADCLQAAEQLRTKLGKECAVVVRAPYLIAGDMPEKELIEWHDKTIAAAARALTTYYFQKTPNAPITVLLFINEKSYNHYAKQLFNEEGISVYGYYKADRRTLVMNVGTGGGTLVHELTHALLDFDFPKVPDWFNEGLASLYEQSQFLPNDQGIEGLPNWRLPGLQEAIRKQRLGSLEHLIRSDDFRGPLVGLNYAQARYFCLYLQERKLLQEFYRRFRTAHEKDPRGLQTVRELFGDERWQQIDRDFQAWALALQY, translated from the coding sequence GTGGATCGCCGGCGGATCTCCATCTTCGTGCTTGGGCCGTTGCCGATCATCGCGACGTCGTTCGCGATCTCGCATTGGCTGAAGCGCGAAGCGAGCGGGCCGATCACCGGCAACCATGTGCTGCACGCGCAGGACACGAACATCCGACGCCCGACCGCCGCGGCAAGCGGCACAGCAGGCAACGGAACAACGGCAGGCGGCGAAGTTCGTAATCTTGAGGCGGATTGCCTGCAAGCCGCCGAGCAACTTCGCACGAAGCTCGGGAAGGAGTGCGCCGTCGTAGTGCGTGCGCCGTATCTGATCGCCGGCGATATGCCGGAAAAAGAATTGATCGAATGGCACGACAAGACAATCGCCGCAGCGGCACGAGCGCTCACGACCTACTACTTTCAAAAGACTCCCAACGCTCCGATCACGGTGCTGCTCTTCATTAACGAGAAGAGCTACAACCACTATGCGAAGCAACTCTTCAACGAAGAAGGGATCAGCGTGTACGGCTACTACAAGGCCGATCGCCGGACGCTGGTGATGAATGTCGGCACCGGCGGCGGAACGCTCGTGCATGAGCTGACGCATGCGCTGCTTGATTTCGATTTTCCGAAAGTGCCCGACTGGTTCAACGAAGGTCTCGCGTCGCTCTACGAACAATCGCAATTTCTGCCGAACGACCAAGGGATCGAAGGCCTGCCGAATTGGCGACTCCCCGGCCTACAAGAGGCGATTCGCAAACAACGACTCGGGTCGCTCGAACACCTCATCCGCTCCGACGACTTTCGCGGACCCCTCGTCGGCCTCAACTACGCGCAAGCGCGCTACTTCTGCTTGTACTTGCAAGAGCGGAAACTGTTGCAGGAATTTTATCGCCGCTTCCGCACCGCTCACGAAAAAGATCCACGGGGCCTCCAGACCGTTCGCGAGCTATTCGGCGACGAGCGTTGGCAGCAAATCGATCGCGACTTCCAAGCTTGGGCGCTCGCGCTGCAATACTAA
- a CDS encoding Nramp family divalent metal transporter, with translation MTSSASDESARTPTTGTVAPPTTLFGILRRLGPGLIIAASIVGSGELIGTTKTGAEAGYTLLWLILIGCVIKVFIQIEFGRYALAEGVPTIEALDQIPGPRLHVSWLVWAWFLMFLTSAIGQLGGILGGVGQALAMTFPITGDFLEHLKHPDVPLQTYDDVTYSVIITIVTSILLVNGRYSLIQNVSTILVAGFTAVTIFNVFALPSFSDADIGWNNIKHGLSFYLPAKNSVTGVDPLAVALATFGIIGVGASELIAYPYWCIERGYARYTGVRDRSPEWAERARGWMRVMRYDAWCSMLIYTFATVAFYVLGAAVLFKKGLSPKGSGMIHTLSLMYKDVFDPWGEYVFLLGAFAVLYSTLFVATAGNARVAADALGVFRITGTSEATKRRWIKILSAAFPFTNLIVYVISKDPVALVIIAGLAQAVLLPMLGVAGLYFRYKKCDPRIAPGKVWDFFLWLSVAGLAVAGGWGAYAETAKMAKQFFGS, from the coding sequence ATGACTTCCTCCGCCTCCGATGAATCCGCGCGCACTCCCACGACCGGCACCGTCGCTCCGCCGACGACTCTTTTCGGGATCCTGCGCCGCTTAGGGCCGGGCCTGATCATCGCGGCGTCGATCGTCGGCTCCGGCGAATTGATCGGCACGACGAAGACCGGTGCCGAGGCCGGCTATACGCTCTTGTGGCTGATCTTGATCGGCTGCGTCATCAAGGTATTCATTCAGATCGAATTCGGTCGGTATGCCTTGGCCGAAGGAGTGCCGACGATCGAGGCGCTCGACCAAATCCCCGGTCCGCGCTTGCACGTCAGCTGGTTGGTGTGGGCCTGGTTCCTCATGTTCCTCACCAGCGCGATCGGCCAACTCGGCGGCATTCTCGGTGGGGTCGGGCAAGCGCTGGCGATGACGTTCCCAATCACCGGAGATTTCCTCGAGCACCTGAAGCATCCCGATGTGCCGTTGCAAACTTACGACGATGTGACCTACAGCGTCATCATCACGATCGTGACCTCGATTCTGCTCGTCAACGGGCGCTACTCGCTCATCCAAAACGTGTCGACGATCCTGGTCGCGGGCTTCACCGCGGTAACGATATTCAACGTCTTCGCGTTGCCGAGCTTTTCCGACGCCGACATCGGCTGGAACAACATTAAGCATGGGCTTTCGTTCTATCTCCCCGCGAAGAACTCCGTGACCGGCGTCGACCCGCTGGCCGTGGCTTTGGCGACGTTCGGCATCATCGGCGTCGGGGCTTCCGAGCTGATTGCGTATCCTTATTGGTGCATCGAGCGAGGTTACGCTCGCTATACGGGCGTGCGCGATCGGAGCCCGGAATGGGCCGAGCGGGCGCGAGGTTGGATGCGCGTGATGCGCTACGACGCTTGGTGCTCGATGCTGATCTATACGTTCGCCACGGTCGCGTTCTACGTGCTCGGTGCCGCCGTCTTGTTCAAGAAAGGATTGTCGCCCAAAGGGTCGGGCATGATTCACACGCTCTCGTTGATGTACAAAGACGTGTTCGATCCTTGGGGCGAATATGTCTTCCTGCTCGGCGCGTTCGCGGTGCTCTACTCGACGCTGTTCGTCGCCACGGCCGGCAACGCCCGCGTAGCGGCCGATGCGCTCGGCGTGTTTCGCATCACCGGCACTTCGGAAGCGACGAAGCGGCGCTGGATCAAAATCCTCAGCGCGGCGTTTCCGTTTACCAATCTGATCGTCTATGTGATCTCGAAGGACCCGGTCGCGCTGGTCATCATCGCCGGGTTGGCGCAAGCGGTATTGTTGCCGATGCTCGGTGTCGCCGGACTTTACTTTCGCTATAAGAAATGCGACCCACGCATCGCGCCTGGGAAGGTCTGGGACTTTTTTCTGTGGCTCTCCGTGGCCGGGCTCGCCGTTGCCGGCGGCTGGGGGGCGTATGCCGAAACGGCCAAGATGGCGAAGCAGTTTTTCGGCAGCTAA
- a CDS encoding glycosyltransferase family 39 protein — protein MAAESLTPTELRTAVAALPAARTSPGISRAFAVAWNSVRAIGATPLFCLLLATFVVRIGGIDRPIVSTFATKSAVYAMVARNWALGRAPVWRPTIDCVADGERAWHLMEWPAPAYAAGLGWSLFGGSLDAWGRGISIVASLFAVFFVYRLSERWFGARAAQAAGFVLAFSPVSIIYGQSLLLEASLAALLLATLDCFDTWLATRKVVYLAASALACGLAVLTKIYLLLAVVPLVAMLVVSSRSSRTKLAPRMLLAALVFGVALLLPAAWYYYVFTVSPTSGPAAEYHPLSRATIHGFPHPLLFTPSYYARLGIDLFTVVLTPLGVLLAGVGIIDGRFRRHLPLLATFCCLPILFPLKFLVANYYYVVLLPALAFAVGLGWQRWNERYVPSLRTKQFLVACTLLIALRYAIGPAFRTPTEDRGVVAAAEVVRSATHAEERIVTMHGSTLDLLYYCDRPGWALDVADPQLSKKLTTARHEGARKLIVVGMDSVARQPATSELLASLVLEQSGDDWRLYSLVAPAPSPAP, from the coding sequence ATGGCGGCCGAATCTTTAACGCCGACCGAGCTCCGAACCGCAGTCGCGGCATTGCCGGCGGCTCGAACTTCGCCCGGAATTTCGCGAGCGTTCGCCGTCGCATGGAATTCCGTACGCGCAATCGGTGCCACGCCGCTGTTTTGCCTGCTGCTCGCTACGTTCGTGGTGCGGATCGGCGGCATCGATCGTCCGATCGTCAGCACGTTTGCCACCAAGAGCGCCGTGTATGCGATGGTCGCGCGTAATTGGGCACTCGGGCGCGCTCCTGTGTGGCGGCCGACGATCGATTGCGTCGCCGACGGCGAGCGGGCCTGGCATCTCATGGAATGGCCGGCGCCGGCTTATGCGGCCGGCCTCGGTTGGAGCCTCTTCGGCGGCTCGCTCGACGCTTGGGGGCGCGGCATCTCGATCGTCGCTTCGCTGTTCGCCGTGTTCTTCGTCTACCGTTTGAGCGAGCGCTGGTTCGGCGCTCGTGCGGCACAAGCGGCGGGCTTCGTGCTCGCGTTCTCGCCCGTGAGCATTATCTACGGCCAAAGCCTGCTGCTCGAAGCCTCGCTCGCGGCGTTGCTCTTGGCGACGCTTGACTGCTTCGATACTTGGCTCGCGACTCGAAAAGTCGTTTATCTTGCAGCCTCGGCCCTCGCTTGCGGCCTCGCAGTCCTCACCAAGATCTATCTGCTGCTCGCGGTCGTGCCGCTCGTTGCGATGCTTGTGGTGTCGAGTCGATCGTCGCGCACAAAACTTGCGCCACGAATGTTGCTTGCAGCGCTCGTCTTCGGTGTCGCGCTGCTGTTGCCTGCCGCTTGGTACTACTACGTCTTCACCGTTTCGCCGACTTCCGGCCCGGCAGCGGAATACCATCCCCTGAGCCGAGCGACGATTCATGGCTTTCCGCATCCCTTGCTATTCACCCCGTCTTACTACGCGCGACTGGGCATCGATCTCTTCACGGTCGTGCTGACGCCGCTGGGTGTATTGCTCGCCGGGGTCGGAATCATCGACGGACGTTTCCGCCGCCACTTGCCGTTGCTCGCCACGTTCTGCTGTCTTCCGATCCTCTTTCCGTTGAAGTTTCTGGTTGCGAACTATTATTACGTGGTGCTTCTGCCGGCCCTGGCGTTCGCCGTCGGGCTCGGTTGGCAGCGTTGGAACGAGCGATATGTTCCGAGCTTGCGAACGAAGCAATTCCTAGTGGCTTGCACGCTCTTGATAGCGCTCCGCTATGCGATCGGTCCCGCCTTTCGCACTCCGACGGAAGATCGCGGAGTCGTGGCCGCCGCCGAGGTCGTACGAAGTGCGACGCACGCCGAAGAACGAATCGTCACGATGCACGGTTCGACGCTGGATCTGCTTTACTATTGCGATCGGCCGGGCTGGGCTCTCGACGTCGCCGATCCCCAACTCTCCAAGAAACTAACGACTGCCCGGCATGAAGGGGCTCGCAAGCTCATCGTCGTCGGCATGGACTCGGTCGCGCGCCAGCCTGCGACTAGCGAACTTCTAGCGTCTCTCGTGCTCGAGCAGTCGGGCGACGACTGGCGACTCTACTCGCTGGTTGCTCCGGCGCCGTCTCCCGCGCCGTAG
- a CDS encoding flippase-like domain-containing protein, with product MPSAVAADPRSLRARLFAWRRPAMFALKIVGTTILCGMLYRAVAWREAVVVAASIDLSLLICGLLLFVPQTLVSAWRWQRLLRPLAYVAYSESLRQTLAASALNLVVPAKLGDFSKAAMVPNEPTLRKQATIRALLEKLGDVGMLLTAIGIGFLGLSFGQGACLAIGCGCLLAVVNRFQARSFDYAAWIGATALLWIMHLAQIHFFVVACGVDVSLATTLQRAPIALFAGLAPAAFCGIGTRDAALVWLFADVATAPTMAIVGMLTALRYLVPGAVGIPMLLTLRRAKQPATARETAPEQPASRVASRRPTARARETLEVR from the coding sequence ATGCCGTCCGCTGTCGCCGCCGACCCCCGATCGCTTCGCGCACGACTTTTCGCTTGGCGTCGTCCGGCGATGTTTGCGTTGAAGATCGTGGGAACGACGATTCTGTGCGGCATGCTCTACCGAGCCGTGGCGTGGCGCGAGGCCGTCGTCGTCGCGGCCTCGATCGATTTGTCGTTGCTGATCTGCGGCCTACTGCTGTTCGTACCGCAGACGCTCGTTTCCGCTTGGCGCTGGCAGCGGTTGTTGCGTCCATTGGCGTACGTCGCTTATTCGGAATCGTTGCGACAAACCCTCGCGGCTTCGGCCCTCAATCTCGTCGTTCCGGCCAAGCTCGGCGATTTTTCCAAAGCGGCGATGGTGCCGAACGAACCGACGCTGCGCAAGCAGGCCACGATTCGTGCGCTTTTGGAAAAACTCGGCGATGTCGGCATGTTGCTCACGGCGATCGGCATCGGCTTCTTAGGACTCTCGTTCGGTCAAGGGGCTTGCTTAGCGATTGGCTGCGGCTGTTTGCTCGCAGTCGTAAACCGATTTCAAGCTCGTTCGTTCGACTACGCGGCATGGATCGGAGCGACGGCTCTTCTGTGGATCATGCATCTCGCGCAGATTCATTTCTTCGTGGTCGCTTGCGGCGTCGATGTTTCGCTTGCCACGACGTTGCAACGAGCGCCGATCGCACTGTTCGCAGGATTGGCACCGGCGGCGTTCTGCGGCATCGGCACGCGCGACGCCGCTCTCGTTTGGCTCTTTGCCGACGTCGCTACGGCTCCGACGATGGCGATCGTCGGCATGTTGACCGCACTCCGCTATCTCGTTCCAGGCGCGGTCGGCATCCCGATGCTGCTCACGTTGCGGCGTGCGAAACAACCGGCTACGGCGCGGGAGACGGCGCCGGAGCAACCAGCGAGTAGAGTCGCCAGTCGTCGCCCGACTGCTCGAGCACGAGAGACGCTAGAAGTTCGCTAG
- a CDS encoding glycosyltransferase family 2 protein, with amino-acid sequence MEGILARRALIAEPVEQTARQAYDVTVLLPAFNEERAIEHVLAEIVVALEDEPLKFEILVVDDASTDRTAAYAERFAAGCIRCPVRVIRRPENRGAGAARKIGVREARGDVVVMLDADGSYPAHAIRDLLKYFPEYDQVNGARTSEQGTWPWLRMPAKWFIRKLACYLTGRNIPDLNTGLKAFKREAMLPWLWAVPDGFSCVTTMTLAFLTNDHTVKYVPTEYRPRIGKSKFHPLKDTLAYLNTVVRIVSYFRPLRVFLPAAAMVLGLGIAKSIYSFYATGSMQESDIVLLTAGFFTGMFGLLAEIIVAHHRR; translated from the coding sequence ATGGAAGGGATTCTTGCGCGCCGAGCGTTAATAGCCGAGCCGGTCGAACAGACCGCGCGGCAAGCCTACGATGTCACCGTCTTGCTCCCGGCTTTCAACGAAGAGCGGGCCATCGAGCACGTGCTGGCCGAGATCGTCGTCGCGCTCGAAGACGAGCCGCTCAAGTTCGAGATTCTCGTCGTCGACGATGCCTCGACCGATCGCACTGCGGCTTACGCCGAGCGTTTCGCCGCCGGTTGCATTCGCTGCCCGGTGCGCGTGATTCGCAGGCCGGAGAATCGGGGTGCCGGGGCTGCTCGCAAGATCGGTGTGCGCGAGGCGCGCGGCGATGTCGTCGTGATGCTCGATGCCGATGGGAGCTATCCCGCGCATGCGATTCGCGATCTGTTGAAATACTTTCCGGAATACGACCAAGTCAACGGAGCGCGCACTTCGGAGCAAGGAACTTGGCCCTGGTTGCGCATGCCTGCCAAGTGGTTCATTCGCAAGCTCGCCTGCTACCTCACCGGCCGTAATATCCCGGATCTCAACACCGGCTTGAAAGCGTTCAAGCGCGAAGCGATGTTGCCGTGGCTCTGGGCCGTGCCCGATGGTTTTAGCTGCGTAACGACGATGACGCTCGCGTTTCTCACGAACGACCACACCGTGAAATACGTGCCGACGGAATATCGCCCGCGAATCGGCAAAAGTAAGTTCCATCCTTTGAAGGATACGCTGGCGTACCTGAATACCGTCGTTCGTATCGTGTCGTATTTCCGACCGTTGCGCGTCTTCCTCCCTGCCGCTGCGATGGTGCTCGGCCTGGGGATCGCCAAAAGCATTTACAGCTTCTACGCAACCGGCTCGATGCAAGAATCGGACATCGTCTTGTTGACCGCGGGATTCTTCACCGGCATGTTCGGGCTGCTCGCCGAAATCATCGTGGCCCATCATCGGCGGTAA
- a CDS encoding GDP-mannose 4,6-dehydratase: protein MSSTIAKSLAGTKVLVTGAGGFIGSHLVEALVRSGASVRAVVHYNGRSDLGSLATVDAEVLLDVEVLFSDVRDRTAMCHAVKGCTTVFHLAALIGIPYSYQAPQSYVDVNVVGTLNILEACRDAGIGRLLHTSTSEVYGTAQYTPIDELHPIHAQSPYAATKVGADQLAYSYFASFQTPVVTVRPFNTFGPRQSARAVIPTIITQALAGDELRLGSITPIRDFLFVRDTARGFIAAAVASDEALGEVVNLGTGTGVTIGEVVERVGRILGKNLHVTTNDDRRRPEKSEVLQLLCSADKARRLIDWTPAVDLDTGLRESIEWIEKNRHRYRTGSYAV, encoded by the coding sequence ATGAGTTCGACGATCGCGAAATCACTAGCGGGCACGAAAGTTCTCGTCACCGGTGCCGGCGGATTCATCGGCAGTCATCTCGTCGAGGCCCTCGTGCGCTCAGGGGCGTCCGTTCGCGCCGTCGTCCATTACAATGGGCGAAGCGATTTAGGGAGCCTCGCGACCGTCGACGCCGAGGTTCTCCTCGACGTCGAGGTGCTCTTCTCCGACGTTCGGGATCGGACCGCGATGTGCCATGCCGTGAAAGGCTGCACCACGGTATTTCATCTCGCGGCTCTGATCGGAATCCCCTACAGCTACCAAGCTCCGCAAAGCTACGTCGACGTCAACGTCGTCGGAACGCTCAACATTTTGGAAGCCTGCCGCGATGCCGGCATCGGGCGTCTGCTGCATACTTCGACGAGCGAAGTCTACGGCACGGCTCAATACACGCCGATCGATGAACTACATCCGATTCATGCCCAGAGCCCGTATGCGGCGACGAAGGTCGGGGCGGATCAGCTAGCATATAGCTACTTCGCTTCCTTTCAGACTCCGGTCGTCACGGTTCGCCCCTTCAATACGTTCGGGCCGCGCCAGAGCGCTCGGGCCGTGATTCCGACGATCATCACGCAAGCCCTCGCCGGCGACGAACTCCGGCTGGGAAGCATTACGCCGATTCGCGACTTCCTATTCGTACGCGACACGGCGCGCGGCTTCATCGCCGCCGCCGTAGCCTCGGATGAAGCTCTTGGCGAGGTCGTCAATCTCGGCACCGGAACCGGCGTGACCATCGGCGAAGTCGTCGAACGGGTCGGTCGGATTCTCGGCAAGAACCTGCACGTGACGACGAACGACGATCGCCGCCGACCGGAAAAAAGCGAAGTCTTACAACTCCTGTGCTCCGCCGACAAAGCACGCAGGCTGATCGACTGGACTCCTGCGGTCGATCTCGATACCGGCCTCCGGGAATCGATCGAATGGATCGAAAAGAACCGGCATCGCTATCGCACCGGAAGCTACGCCGTTTAA